The following are from one region of the Candidatus Eisenbacteria bacterium genome:
- a CDS encoding FG-GAP-like repeat-containing protein: MRSAPFRFLLLPVAGLCVALAASPARSTGFTQSCFDVYGSPGHVVADFNNDGNVDVALSPGTGVGTGFTTHALINVYLGDGLGSFTFSTQVSTLGQVIYLTAADVNNDGNQDLINTGDYTGPFSINLGNGNGTFQPAQAVAGAGDDGLALDDLNGDGFLDLITGEDKFTVVQFNQGNGTFGAGTDYRTGFYARAITTADVNGDGLRDIVELTIANPSKAVVVVLLNEGGGIFGMRSKFTMAGSGYPGRGIGLGDFDEDGDLDVAIPRLSGGGVSVAFGDGTGNFGSSVNYPMAGMSNHVDLGDVNGDGNLDIVVGNHAASPSSPTGTVTVLNGNGSGGFTVGNVIPVNFGLGLAVADVNEDGNPDIVEDSCVLLNDGTPAAAAMTRAIATDGSAGGPDLTASFSPNPIRDRGVLAFRLPKDGEVSIHLYDIRGRRVQTLADGWMAAGPHTVELNRRTAGLSNGVYFYRIETEGAQKSGRLVIANP; the protein is encoded by the coding sequence ATGCGTTCCGCTCCGTTTCGTTTCTTGCTTCTGCCCGTCGCCGGTCTCTGCGTGGCATTGGCCGCGTCGCCCGCGCGCAGTACGGGATTCACGCAATCGTGTTTCGATGTGTACGGATCTCCTGGCCACGTCGTCGCCGATTTCAACAATGACGGCAACGTCGACGTCGCGCTCAGTCCCGGAACCGGCGTGGGGACAGGGTTCACCACGCATGCATTGATCAACGTGTACCTGGGCGATGGTCTCGGCAGCTTCACGTTCTCGACCCAGGTCTCCACACTGGGCCAGGTCATCTACCTGACTGCGGCGGACGTGAACAACGACGGCAACCAGGACCTGATCAATACCGGGGACTACACTGGCCCGTTCTCGATCAATCTGGGCAACGGCAACGGCACGTTCCAACCGGCCCAGGCGGTCGCCGGCGCAGGCGATGATGGACTCGCCCTCGACGACCTGAATGGGGACGGATTTCTCGACCTCATCACCGGGGAAGACAAATTCACGGTCGTGCAATTCAACCAGGGCAACGGGACCTTCGGAGCCGGCACCGACTATCGGACCGGGTTCTACGCACGCGCCATCACCACGGCGGACGTGAACGGCGACGGGCTGCGTGACATCGTCGAGCTCACGATCGCCAACCCGTCCAAGGCCGTCGTGGTCGTTCTCCTCAACGAGGGAGGCGGCATCTTCGGAATGAGGAGCAAGTTCACCATGGCCGGTTCAGGCTACCCGGGTCGGGGAATCGGACTCGGCGACTTCGACGAGGACGGAGACCTCGACGTCGCCATACCACGGCTGTCGGGTGGCGGGGTCAGCGTGGCGTTCGGAGACGGCACCGGGAACTTCGGCTCGTCCGTCAATTACCCGATGGCGGGGATGTCGAACCATGTCGACTTGGGCGACGTCAACGGGGACGGCAACCTCGACATCGTGGTGGGCAACCACGCGGCGAGCCCGAGCAGCCCGACCGGAACCGTCACCGTGCTCAACGGAAACGGCAGCGGTGGCTTCACCGTGGGCAACGTCATCCCGGTGAACTTCGGGCTCGGCCTCGCCGTTGCCGACGTCAACGAAGACGGCAATCCCGACATCGTGGAGGATAGCTGTGTCCTGCTGAACGACGGCACGCCCGCCGCCGCAGCCATGACGCGCGCGATCGCGACGGACGGCAGCGCGGGGGGCCCCGATCTGACCGCGTCCTTCTCGCCAAATCCCATCCGCGATCGCGGTGTGCTGGCATTCCGCCTGCCGAAGGACGGGGAAGTGTCGATTCACCTCTACGACATCCGTGGCCGGCGCGTGCAGACGCTGGCGGATGGATGGATGGCGGCCGGACCGCACACGGTGGAACTGAATCGCCGCACCGCAGGTCTTTCGAACGGTGTGTACTTCTACCGGATCGAGACGGAAGGCGCCCAGAAGTCTGGAAGGCTCGTGATCGCCAACCCGTAA